One region of uncultured Methanolobus sp. genomic DNA includes:
- a CDS encoding putative Ig domain-containing protein — MFPKGTEKCKKIGFIFISIALSVLLLSVFASAYSNETVSIGSTVVNPGVSFSLPVFVDNITNIRLLSLDVFFNSPYILIDDMDGNSSSSVSYTQFYLDNSTGFANMTLEFDNLSSEKELSVASLMFRSVTSGYYDIVLRNVSFSNDTISFPADYVVNGSVRVNYPPQIDNIENMTVDVGSNLNFFLSATDQDDTNLSFNVEGIPVGYSLNSSNRSFSWTPTETDAGNHSANFSVTDGYASDFTYATIFVNASEVPIIDNPPELHSIGNKSLNETETLFFVIEATDQDNDSIVYSADNLPGNSTLNESSGEFSWITGYSDSGEYTVEFTASSTNLTDSEIIAIAVVNANRVPVFSEIGEQYVNETETLEISLSATDYDSDDTLSYYTNATFGNLSDNVFTWVPDYNASGTYVTEFTVSDGNDSDSEIVVINVEDANRPPILSPIGNVEVDENDSLSINLSASDLDNNDLTYSSNVTFGNISDNVFTWVPDFDDAGIYAVEFTVDDGVDSDSQIAVITVNNVNRAPVLSGIGPQSVSENNLLEISLSANDEDSEDSLTYSTNASFGNLSGTLFSWTPGSDDSGVYSVEFNVIDGYLVDSEIVIITVSNVNNAPVLSEIGEQFISENDTLIVNLSATDADIDANLTYSTNATFGDFSANTFTWRPDYDSAGIHVVEFTVSDGIDSDSEIVVINVENTNRAPTLNPIADVVVNENTPLSITLSANDPDGNNLTYSSNVTFGNVAGNIFTWTPDYDAAGIYTVEFTASDGPDSDTEVVTITVNNVNRAPSLSPLGSYTVDENSLLTISLDAEDLDSEDTLDYDCNVSFGNLNNNVFTWIPDYEKAGVYVIEFTASDGVAYDSEVAIITVNNINRAPVLSLPESYSAAENSSVVITLSANDPDTGDSLYYSHNATFGNLENNIFTWTPDYDSSGIHATEFTASDGDLSDSDVVVITVSNTNRPPYIDPISDKLVNENEELIIEINGSDPDGDTLNYDKSVDFGTLVNNIFTWTPGFEDSDIYDVTFTVSDGNLSYTESIKIAVGNTNVPPVLDHIGGKTVDENHHLSFTINATDEDSGDTLTYSASGLPSGASFSDQTRQFSWIPTYNQSGTHNLFFEVSDGTFSDSELVEIVVNNVNIAPVLAPIGNITVNEDSEISFIVTATDHDKDSLVYSFSNPSQVGSFNSITHEFRWIPDYEDSGTYNFTFTVSDNDLSDSETIYIEVQNINRAPELDSIGNKAVNEAEELSFTINATDPDLDSLIYSATGIPDGADFDTSTRTFAWTPSYDDSGTYAVTFNVSDGNLSDSETITISVGSVNRPPELVTIGDKTAVEGSEISFTIDATDPDLNYLAYSTSSLPQGAEFDEDTRTFSWTPDYEQSGSHSITFTVSDGSLSDSETIFIDVENTNRAPILSEIGNKIIAEGSELSFTISATDSDHDSLVYSATGIPDGADFDTSAHTFTWTPGYDDSGTYAVTFNVSDGNLSDFETITISVGSVNRPPELASIGDKTAVEGSELKFTITATDPDLNDLGYSISTLPQGAEFDEDTLTFSWTPDYEQSGSHSITFTVSDGDLSDSETISVDVDNTNRAPVLDQIGNKNVDENTTLSFIVSAEDPDSNPLAYSATGVPDTADFDPVTRKFTWKPNYGESGTYSVTFNVSDGNLSDSETIVISVGLVNRAPELVPIGDKTVNEGSELEFVISATDPDPDALVYSTSALSDGADFDENNHTFTWTPDYGQEGSYYVTFTVSDGSLSDFETISIDVLNTNRAPVLSEIGDMNVSEGEELSFVINGSDPDGNPLSYSVSDAPGGAVFNANTRSFVWTPGYDASGAYEVTFTVSDGDLNDSETIIITVGSVNRPPVLAPIGNKVINENSELSFKVTGTDPDVDDLTYFIESKPINANFDDNTGQFRWTPDYNASGTYSVTFGVNDGSLNDSETVFITVNHVNRDPILDNIGNKQINEGEELTFNVSAHDDDGDSLIFYSTGVPRDANFDPETREFSWTPDFEDSGTYSVTFYVSDGYLVDSETVTISVGSVNRAPELVPIGDKTVDEGSELRFTVSGSDPDSNDIAYSAIGIPDGADFDEDTQEFVWDPDYDQSGTHNVTFSVSDGELSDSETISITVYHVNRPPELYPVGDLFVDENELLTVSLQANDKDEGDVLYYSVTDAPEGCIINSSTGAFTWTPSYEEAGIHNVLFSVSDGQTQDTENVKITVANINRPPQIDIPLQVYVAENSTLYLDLNASDPDNTPLEISTDFEFGSLQDGIFTWNTGYEDEGNYDVSFTVSDGELEVSQTIEIIVTGSNSAPVLYSISSVLFLVNELDTVTINLTAVDIDGDELIFSKNVSYGNISGNVFTWTPGSDDSGIYYILFTVSDGQLSDSKTAIIAVGNTNRPPSIVHTGTQIVKENDPLEFILNATDPDNNDTLSYTVSDLPNGALFDNSTGSFSWTPTYEQSGSYTVEFYASDMIYTAVDTVIINVENVNRAPLFETMPMCEVNETEQVCINLSASDPDGDSVSFSTEFDNGKIIGDTFVWDTGYYDSGEYNILFNATDGDLCDSTTVHVRVNPTNMPPEIESIGSHSVYENETLEFYVNATDADNDPLIYNASGKPSGSSFDPETRLFHWVPSYHQSGTYSVEFHVTDGELNDSEAITIRVYNVDNTKATDYSGFSSSDSSSGGGGGASSGAEDYNNVAYKDYSIKYVTQGSQIEFKFPNSENDLDTLSFTALKAAGHVKTVIEILHDRSSLVSTNPPGNVYRHINIWVGDTKFNSGNYFSSAEITFRVSKQWLEENNADQSSVRLYRYSGGSWNQLKTSRIGTDVNNYYFKAQTPGFSPFAIVSTGSSQALSNSVPESTAQSTQVTYESNAGLNSVSDVSTDAEIMTKALEQEPVSPFNTSIFLVGIVGILLIGSAIGYHSRNESPVLRRYYKAINAFVLGMGNAAEWTTHRLSSESMHKDYAALGVKLNEIRNADYKAIYEKKLAEIKERQKQ; from the coding sequence ATGTTTCCTAAAGGAACGGAAAAATGTAAAAAAATAGGTTTTATTTTCATAAGTATAGCTTTGTCTGTATTGCTGTTGTCGGTATTTGCAAGTGCATACTCAAATGAGACAGTAAGTATAGGGTCCACTGTTGTTAATCCGGGAGTTTCTTTTTCTTTACCGGTTTTTGTTGACAACATAACGAATATCAGACTATTGTCTCTGGATGTTTTTTTTAATAGTCCGTATATTCTGATAGATGATATGGATGGAAACAGTTCATCATCAGTATCATATACTCAATTCTACCTTGATAATTCTACAGGTTTTGCCAATATGACACTGGAGTTTGATAATCTTTCAAGCGAAAAAGAACTTAGTGTTGCAAGCCTGATGTTCAGATCAGTAACCAGTGGTTATTATGATATAGTACTCAGGAATGTGTCATTTTCAAATGATACTATTTCATTTCCTGCGGATTATGTTGTGAATGGTTCTGTGAGAGTAAATTACCCGCCACAAATAGATAATATTGAAAATATGACAGTGGATGTTGGTTCAAACCTGAATTTCTTCCTCAGTGCAACTGACCAGGATGATACGAACCTGAGTTTTAATGTTGAAGGAATTCCGGTAGGATATTCTCTTAATTCCAGTAACAGATCATTTTCATGGACGCCAACGGAAACTGATGCTGGTAACCATAGTGCAAATTTCTCTGTTACAGACGGATATGCATCAGATTTTACTTATGCGACCATATTTGTTAATGCATCAGAAGTTCCGATCATTGACAATCCACCGGAACTTCATTCCATAGGCAATAAGTCCCTGAATGAAACTGAGACTCTTTTCTTTGTGATTGAAGCAACCGATCAGGATAATGATTCTATAGTTTATTCGGCGGATAATCTCCCAGGTAATTCGACATTGAATGAAAGTTCAGGCGAATTCTCCTGGATTACCGGCTATTCTGATTCAGGCGAATACACTGTGGAATTTACAGCTTCTTCTACCAATCTCACGGATTCGGAAATAATCGCAATAGCTGTTGTAAACGCAAATCGTGTCCCTGTTTTCTCGGAGATTGGTGAACAATATGTAAATGAAACAGAAACTCTAGAGATATCCCTATCTGCTACAGATTACGATTCAGATGATACTCTTAGTTACTATACCAATGCCACGTTTGGTAACCTGTCAGATAATGTTTTCACCTGGGTCCCGGACTATAATGCTTCAGGGACTTACGTTACAGAATTCACAGTCAGTGACGGCAATGATTCTGATTCGGAAATTGTAGTTATCAATGTAGAAGACGCTAATCGTCCCCCGATTCTCTCTCCAATAGGTAATGTTGAAGTCGATGAAAATGACTCTCTCTCAATCAATTTGTCAGCTAGTGACCTTGATAACAATGACCTGACTTATTCATCCAATGTTACGTTTGGAAATATATCAGATAACGTTTTCACCTGGGTTCCTGACTTTGATGATGCTGGCATTTATGCTGTCGAATTTACTGTCGATGATGGTGTTGATTCTGATTCACAAATTGCTGTCATAACAGTGAACAACGTCAACCGTGCTCCTGTTCTTAGCGGAATCGGTCCGCAATCTGTATCAGAGAATAACCTTCTTGAAATCTCACTTTCAGCAAACGATGAAGACTCGGAAGATAGTCTTACATACTCTACAAACGCGAGCTTTGGAAATCTTTCAGGTACTTTATTCAGCTGGACGCCCGGTTCAGATGATTCAGGTGTTTATTCTGTCGAATTCAATGTCATCGACGGTTATCTCGTAGATTCCGAAATAGTAATTATAACTGTGAGCAATGTCAACAATGCTCCTGTTCTGTCAGAAATCGGTGAACAATTCATCAGTGAAAATGATACTTTAATAGTAAATCTTTCTGCCACCGATGCAGATATAGATGCCAATTTGACTTATTCAACTAACGCTACGTTTGGTGATTTCTCAGCTAATACTTTTACATGGAGACCTGATTATGATTCCGCCGGAATTCACGTTGTAGAATTCACTGTAAGTGATGGAATTGATTCAGATTCTGAAATAGTAGTTATTAATGTTGAAAATACAAACCGTGCACCTACCCTTAATCCAATTGCCGATGTTGTGGTGAATGAAAATACCCCTCTTTCCATCACTTTGTCGGCTAATGACCCCGATGGCAATAATCTGACTTATTCCAGCAACGTTACATTTGGTAACGTGGCCGGTAATATCTTCACCTGGACACCGGATTACGATGCTGCTGGCATTTATACTGTTGAATTCACTGCAAGTGATGGTCCTGATTCTGATACAGAAGTTGTTACTATAACAGTGAACAACGTCAATCGTGCTCCAAGTCTCTCACCTCTTGGTTCTTATACGGTGGATGAGAATTCGTTGCTCACAATTTCCCTTGACGCAGAGGATTTAGATTCTGAAGATACTCTCGATTATGATTGCAATGTTAGTTTTGGAAACCTGAATAATAATGTTTTCACGTGGATACCTGACTATGAAAAAGCAGGGGTTTATGTTATTGAATTCACCGCAAGTGATGGTGTTGCATATGACTCTGAAGTTGCAATAATTACTGTTAACAATATCAATCGTGCTCCAGTTCTTTCTCTCCCTGAATCATATTCTGCTGCAGAAAACTCTTCTGTTGTCATTACCCTTTCAGCAAATGACCCGGACACCGGAGATTCTCTCTACTATAGCCACAATGCAACTTTCGGCAATCTGGAAAACAACATATTCACGTGGACGCCTGATTATGATTCATCTGGCATTCATGCAACAGAGTTCACTGCAAGCGACGGTGATCTTTCTGATTCGGATGTTGTTGTTATCACAGTAAGCAATACCAATCGTCCACCATATATCGATCCTATATCTGATAAACTGGTGAACGAAAACGAAGAGTTGATTATCGAAATAAATGGAAGTGACCCCGACGGTGATACACTAAATTATGATAAAAGCGTGGATTTCGGAACACTTGTTAACAATATTTTCACCTGGACTCCTGGTTTTGAAGATAGTGACATCTATGATGTGACTTTCACAGTTTCAGATGGAAATCTTTCCTATACTGAAAGTATAAAAATTGCTGTCGGAAATACTAATGTACCACCTGTCCTCGATCACATCGGAGGAAAAACCGTAGATGAAAACCACCATCTTTCATTCACCATAAATGCTACTGACGAAGATTCCGGTGACACTCTGACATATTCCGCATCCGGGCTTCCCTCCGGTGCATCATTCAGTGATCAGACACGTCAGTTCTCATGGATTCCAACATATAACCAGTCAGGAACCCACAATCTGTTCTTTGAAGTGAGTGATGGTACTTTCAGCGACAGTGAACTTGTGGAGATAGTCGTTAATAATGTCAACATTGCTCCTGTCCTTGCACCGATAGGCAACATTACAGTCAACGAGGATTCAGAAATTAGTTTTATCGTAACAGCCACTGATCATGATAAGGATAGTCTGGTATATTCATTCTCAAATCCATCCCAGGTAGGCAGTTTCAATTCCATTACCCATGAATTTAGGTGGATACCTGATTATGAGGACTCCGGAACATACAACTTTACTTTTACTGTGAGTGATAATGACCTTTCTGATTCTGAAACAATCTACATTGAAGTTCAGAATATCAACAGAGCTCCCGAGCTGGATTCTATTGGTAACAAGGCAGTCAATGAAGCAGAAGAACTTTCATTCACCATAAATGCCACAGACCCCGATTTAGATTCTCTGATTTATTCAGCCACTGGAATTCCTGATGGCGCAGACTTCGATACCTCTACACGTACCTTTGCCTGGACACCTAGCTATGATGATTCAGGAACATATGCTGTAACTTTCAATGTAAGTGATGGTAATCTTTCTGATTCTGAAACAATTACCATTAGCGTTGGTTCTGTCAACCGTCCTCCAGAACTTGTCACAATAGGTGACAAAACTGCTGTCGAGGGTTCAGAAATCAGCTTCACTATAGACGCCACCGACCCTGACCTGAATTATCTTGCTTATTCTACATCTTCCCTTCCACAGGGCGCAGAATTTGACGAAGACACTCGCACCTTTAGCTGGACTCCTGACTATGAGCAGTCAGGCAGTCATTCGATAACTTTCACAGTAAGTGACGGCTCTCTTTCGGATTCAGAGACGATCTTCATAGATGTTGAGAACACCAACCGTGCTCCCATACTATCGGAAATCGGAAACAAGATTATTGCAGAAGGTTCAGAACTTTCGTTCACTATTAGTGCCACAGATTCCGATCATGATTCTCTGGTTTATTCAGCCACTGGAATTCCTGATGGTGCAGACTTCGATACATCTGCACATACATTCACCTGGACACCTGGCTATGACGATTCAGGAACATATGCTGTAACTTTCAATGTAAGTGATGGTAATCTTTCTGATTTTGAAACAATTACCATTAGCGTTGGTTCTGTCAACCGTCCTCCGGAACTCGCATCCATAGGTGACAAAACTGCTGTCGAGGGTTCAGAACTTAAGTTTACCATAACTGCTACTGATCCTGATCTGAATGATCTTGGTTATTCTATATCTACTCTCCCACAGGGCGCAGAGTTTGATGAAGACACTCTTACTTTTAGCTGGACTCCTGACTATGAGCAGTCAGGCAGTCACTCGATAACATTCACTGTAAGTGACGGTGATCTTTCTGATTCTGAAACTATATCAGTAGATGTTGATAATACCAACCGTGCTCCGGTTCTGGATCAGATAGGTAATAAAAATGTAGATGAAAATACAACACTATCATTTATTGTGAGTGCTGAAGACCCTGATTCAAATCCTCTTGCATATTCTGCTACAGGCGTACCGGATACTGCAGATTTTGACCCGGTTACCCGGAAATTCACCTGGAAACCGAACTATGGTGAATCTGGCACTTATTCCGTAACTTTCAACGTCAGTGATGGTAACCTTTCAGATTCAGAAACGATTGTCATCAGCGTTGGTCTGGTAAACCGCGCTCCTGAACTTGTGCCAATAGGAGATAAAACTGTCAATGAAGGCTCGGAACTTGAGTTTGTCATAAGTGCTACTGATCCTGATCCGGATGCACTAGTTTACTCAACATCTGCACTCTCCGATGGAGCTGATTTTGATGAGAATAACCATACTTTTACCTGGACCCCGGATTATGGGCAGGAGGGCAGTTACTACGTAACATTTACTGTCAGTGACGGCTCTCTTTCCGATTTCGAAACCATATCCATAGATGTTCTGAACACGAATCGTGCTCCTGTACTGTCTGAAATAGGGGACATGAATGTTTCAGAAGGTGAGGAGCTTTCATTTGTGATAAATGGTAGTGACCCGGACGGTAATCCCCTGAGTTATTCCGTTTCAGATGCTCCTGGTGGTGCAGTTTTCAACGCCAATACCCGTAGTTTTGTATGGACCCCTGGCTATGATGCCTCCGGTGCATATGAAGTAACTTTTACAGTAAGTGATGGTGATCTCAATGATTCGGAGACCATCATTATTACAGTAGGCTCAGTGAATCGTCCGCCTGTTCTTGCACCTATAGGAAACAAGGTAATAAATGAAAACTCAGAGCTTTCATTCAAAGTTACCGGAACTGACCCGGATGTGGATGACCTTACATATTTTATTGAGAGTAAACCAATAAATGCTAATTTCGATGATAATACCGGTCAGTTCCGCTGGACACCTGATTACAACGCATCAGGCACGTACTCTGTCACTTTTGGAGTAAACGATGGCTCATTAAATGATTCTGAAACGGTCTTCATAACTGTGAATCATGTGAACCGTGATCCAATTCTTGATAATATCGGCAACAAGCAGATAAATGAAGGTGAAGAACTTACATTCAATGTGTCTGCACATGATGACGATGGCGATTCATTGATATTTTATTCAACCGGAGTTCCAAGGGATGCAAACTTTGATCCGGAAACCCGTGAATTTAGCTGGACTCCGGATTTCGAGGATTCAGGTACTTATTCCGTTACTTTCTATGTAAGTGATGGCTATCTTGTTGATTCTGAAACTGTTACTATTAGCGTAGGTTCAGTAAATCGCGCTCCTGAACTTGTTCCTATTGGAGATAAAACAGTTGATGAAGGTTCTGAACTGAGGTTTACAGTGTCAGGTTCAGACCCTGATTCAAATGACATTGCTTATTCAGCTATCGGAATACCCGACGGCGCAGATTTCGACGAAGATACACAGGAATTTGTCTGGGACCCTGATTATGACCAGTCAGGAACTCATAATGTAACTTTCAGTGTTAGTGATGGTGAACTTTCGGATTCTGAAACGATCTCCATAACTGTGTATCATGTCAACCGTCCTCCTGAGCTTTATCCTGTCGGAGATTTATTTGTAGATGAGAATGAGTTATTAACGGTAAGTCTTCAGGCAAATGATAAAGATGAAGGAGACGTTCTTTATTACTCTGTAACCGATGCTCCCGAAGGCTGCATAATAAATTCTTCAACTGGTGCTTTTACATGGACTCCCTCATATGAGGAGGCGGGAATACATAACGTCTTATTCTCAGTTTCAGATGGCCAGACACAGGATACTGAAAATGTAAAAATCACAGTTGCAAATATCAACAGGCCACCACAAATAGACATCCCTCTTCAGGTATATGTTGCTGAAAACAGTACATTGTACCTTGATTTGAATGCATCTGATCCGGATAACACCCCACTGGAAATCAGTACGGATTTTGAATTCGGTTCTTTGCAGGATGGTATTTTTACATGGAACACTGGTTATGAAGACGAAGGCAATTACGATGTGAGCTTCACTGTCAGTGATGGTGAGTTAGAAGTAAGTCAGACTATTGAGATAATAGTTACAGGGTCAAATTCTGCTCCAGTACTATATTCGATATCCAGTGTTCTTTTCCTTGTTAATGAGCTTGATACGGTTACAATTAACCTTACAGCTGTGGATATTGACGGTGATGAACTGATATTCTCCAAGAATGTTAGTTATGGAAATATATCAGGTAATGTTTTCACTTGGACTCCCGGATCAGATGACAGTGGTATCTATTATATTCTTTTTACAGTATCTGATGGTCAGCTTTCCGATTCAAAGACAGCTATCATTGCTGTAGGAAATACGAATCGTCCACCAAGTATTGTTCATACGGGAACCCAAATTGTGAAAGAGAATGACCCTCTGGAGTTCATTTTGAACGCAACTGATCCAGACAATAATGACACATTGAGTTATACGGTCTCAGACTTGCCAAATGGTGCTCTCTTTGATAATTCTACGGGGTCTTTCTCGTGGACTCCAACATATGAACAATCAGGCAGTTATACTGTTGAATTCTATGCGTCCGATATGATTTACACAGCTGTTGACACTGTTATCATCAATGTTGAAAACGTAAATCGTGCACCACTATTTGAGACAATGCCCATGTGCGAGGTAAACGAGACAGAGCAGGTGTGCATTAATCTCAGTGCCAGTGACCCTGATGGTGATTCTGTGTCATTCTCTACTGAGTTTGATAATGGGAAAATTATCGGGGATACATTTGTCTGGGATACCGGTTATTATGACAGTGGTGAATATAACATCCTTTTCAATGCTACAGATGGCGATCTTTGCGACAGTACAACTGTTCATGTGAGAGTAAATCCTACCAATATGCCTCCGGAAATAGAATCTATCGGTTCGCATTCCGTTTATGAGAACGAAACTCTTGAATTCTACGTAAATGCAACAGACGCTGACAATGATCCTCTTATCTATAATGCCAGCGGTAAACCATCTGGTTCTTCCTTTGATCCGGAAACAAGACTTTTTCACTGGGTGCCAAGTTATCACCAGTCGGGAACCTATTCGGTGGAATTCCATGTAACCGATGGTGAACTAAACGACTCAGAGGCTATAACTATAAGAGTCTATAATGTCGATAACACAAAAGCTACAGACTACAGTGGCTTTTCATCGTCAGACAGCAGTAGTGGCGGAGGAGGAGGTGCCTCCAGCGGTGCTGAAGACTATAACAATGTTGCGTACAAAGATTATTCTATCAAATATGTGACACAGGGTTCACAAATAGAATTCAAGTTCCCAAATTCCGAGAATGATCTTGATACACTGAGTTTCACTGCATTGAAGGCAGCAGGTCATGTGAAGACGGTAATTGAGATTCTTCATGACCGTTCTTCTCTTGTAAGTACAAACCCACCCGGAAATGTGTACCGTCATATCAACATATGGGTAGGTGATACCAAATTTAATTCCGGAAATTATTTCTCATCAGCAGAGATTACATTCAGGGTTTCAAAACAGTGGCTTGAGGAAAACAATGCCGACCAGTCTTCTGTGAGGCTTTACAGGTATTCCGGTGGCTCATGGAACCAACTGAAAACATCCAGAATCGGTACTGATGTTAATAATTATTATTTCAAGGCCCAGACTCCCGGATTCTCACCATTTGCAATTGTGAGCACAGGTAGCAGTCAGGCCCTGAGCAATTCAGTTCCTGAATCTACAGCACAGAGCACACAGGTAACATATGAAAGTAATGCTGGCCTGAATTCTGTAAGTGATGTTTCAACAGATGCAGAAATAATGACCAAGGCACTTGAACAGGAACCCGTCAGTCCTTTCAACACGAGTATCTTCTTGGTAGGTATTGTGGGCATTCTGTTGATAGGTTCTGCAATTGGATATCATTCAAGGAATGAATCCCCGGTCCTGAGAAGATATTATAAGGCAATTAATGCATTTGTTCTTGGAATGGGAAATGCAGCAGAATGGACTACTCATAGATTAAGTTCTGAATCCATGCATAAGGACTATGCTGCCCTCGGTGTAAAACTGAATGAGATCAGGAATGCCGACTATAAAGCAATTTATGAGAAAAAACTGGCTGAAATAAAAGAAAGGCAAAAGCAGTAG
- a CDS encoding acetate--CoA ligase alpha subunit, translating into MLEKMFNPDSVAVIGASRKEGKVGRAVLENLMQNSELTIIPINPNVDEILGLPCYHNILEVPPETKVDLAIVVVPAKFVPGSIDECGRAGVENIIIISAGFKEAGIEGARLERKCIALCEKYGINLIGPNCLGIIDTASGLNASFAANMAYKGNIAMMSQSGAICTVTLDWAERIGVGFSKFISLGNKAVLAENDFLQLFENDPSTAVIAAYLEGVKDGPEFIKIAERVSRSKPIIIVKSGRTSVGSKAVSSHTGTLAGSDAAYNAAFKQGGVLRADSLEEMLDYSRAFSVCPLPEGRNIAIITNAGGLGILTADACYNSGLSIASFEEKTVERLREKLPPAANFYDPVDVLGDAGADLYEHALDVVLDDINVNGIIVLVSPQSMTDVPGIAEKVAEKIKDSKKPILCNFAGGSRIAAGEEILNKYGIPNYSSAERAVASMNALCKYYTIKNHKRGQPEEIEADRKYAQTFIDAASENKRRMHGLESMDILKAYDIPVVASGIAKTLPGAVKVAEDMGYPIVMKILSPDISHKSDVGGIRLNLKHADDVERAYNSMMSDVRHYMPDATITGVQLQKMISGGKEVIIGMDRDPQFGPLLMFGLGGTYVEFLKDVSFAVAPITEAEAKHMVSSIKTYPLIAGVRGEAASDTDSIIQTLLKVSQLVTDFPEILEFEINPLMVMPEGQGCVAMDIRFTLNLK; encoded by the coding sequence ATGCTCGAGAAAATGTTCAATCCTGATTCTGTAGCCGTCATCGGTGCATCCAGGAAAGAAGGTAAAGTAGGCAGAGCTGTACTTGAAAATCTGATGCAGAACAGTGAGCTCACTATCATACCTATTAATCCTAACGTTGATGAAATATTAGGCCTTCCGTGTTATCATAACATACTGGAAGTCCCGCCTGAAACAAAGGTCGACCTTGCAATAGTCGTGGTTCCGGCAAAGTTTGTGCCCGGTTCCATTGATGAGTGTGGCAGGGCAGGTGTTGAAAATATCATCATCATATCCGCCGGTTTTAAGGAAGCCGGCATAGAAGGTGCACGCCTTGAACGCAAATGTATAGCATTATGTGAAAAATACGGAATTAATCTAATTGGTCCAAATTGCCTGGGTATAATTGATACCGCTTCAGGACTTAATGCATCTTTTGCGGCCAACATGGCATACAAAGGAAACATAGCCATGATGTCCCAGTCAGGTGCTATATGCACTGTAACTCTGGACTGGGCTGAAAGAATTGGAGTTGGTTTTTCCAAATTCATAAGTCTTGGAAACAAAGCCGTACTTGCGGAAAATGATTTTTTGCAGTTATTTGAGAACGATCCGTCAACAGCAGTTATCGCGGCTTACCTTGAAGGTGTAAAAGACGGTCCCGAATTCATAAAGATTGCAGAGCGGGTGTCACGTTCAAAGCCGATCATCATTGTAAAGTCAGGCCGAACCTCAGTTGGTTCCAAAGCCGTGTCATCACACACCGGTACACTTGCAGGTTCTGATGCTGCATATAATGCCGCTTTCAAACAGGGTGGAGTACTGCGTGCAGATTCTCTTGAGGAAATGCTGGATTACAGCCGTGCTTTCTCAGTCTGTCCTCTGCCGGAAGGCAGAAATATTGCCATAATCACCAACGCAGGTGGTCTTGGTATCCTTACAGCCGATGCATGCTATAATTCCGGTCTTTCAATAGCTTCATTTGAAGAGAAAACCGTGGAACGATTAAGGGAAAAATTGCCACCGGCTGCTAATTTCTATGATCCGGTTGATGTTCTGGGGGATGCAGGTGCAGATCTTTACGAACATGCTCTTGACGTTGTTCTGGATGACATAAACGTAAACGGAATTATCGTTCTCGTATCACCCCAGTCAATGACAGATGTTCCGGGAATTGCCGAAAAGGTTGCAGAAAAAATCAAGGACTCTAAAAAACCGATACTCTGCAACTTTGCAGGTGGAAGCAGGATTGCAGCAGGAGAAGAAATCCTAAACAAATATGGAATTCCCAACTACTCTTCTGCAGAAAGGGCAGTTGCAAGTATGAATGCCCTCTGCAAATATTATACGATAAAGAATCACAAACGTGGTCAACCTGAAGAGATTGAAGCGGACAGAAAATATGCCCAAACATTCATTGATGCAGCATCTGAAAACAAAAGAAGGATGCATGGTCTTGAATCGATGGATATACTGAAAGCATATGATATCCCGGTTGTAGCTTCGGGAATTGCAAAGACTCTCCCGGGTGCGGTCAAAGTGGCAGAAGATATGGGATATCCGATTGTCATGAAGATCCTGTCACCTGACATTTCACATAAGAGTGACGTCGGTGGTATCCGTTTGAATCTCAAGCATGCAGATGATGTGGAACGTGCTTACAATTCCATGATGTCGGATGTAAGGCACTACATGCCTGATGCCACTATCACAGGTGTGCAGCTTCAGAAGATGATAAGCGGAGGAAAAGAGGTCATCATCGGAATGGACAGGGACCCGCAATTCGGTCCACTTCTAATGTTTGGACTTGGAGGAACTTATGTTGAGTTCCTGAAAGACGTTTCGTTTGCAGTCGCTCCTATCACAGAGGCGGAGGCAAAACACATGGTGTCGTCAATTAAGACCTATCCGTTAATTGCAGGTGTGAGAGGTGAGGCGGCATCGGATACCGACTCAATAATTCAGACACTGCTGAAAGTGTCACAGCTTGTTACGGATTTTCCGGAAATATTAGAATTTGAAATAAATCCTTTAATGGTAATGCCTGAAGGTCAGGGATGTGTTGCAATGGATATCAGGTTCACCCTGAATCTTAAATGA